The Fusarium musae strain F31 chromosome 10, whole genome shotgun sequence genome window below encodes:
- a CDS encoding hypothetical protein (EggNog:ENOG41): MLLVASAAVYATTAGYDSALMSGINIIPSYTEFLNLNTTTRALNVSANFIGWGIASLTMGPVVNAIGRKNSILVALLTKLFSIGLVAGSQNFAMFLSGRIILGVASGLSSIAGSTWLAETLPPNIRGLGLSITFSVYYVGALISAGITYRTAEIPGEWSWRLPILLQSMFSLICIFCLFLTPESPRWLSHQDMMDEALQVIASIAANGDQSDEEVRQQYQSVVESREKERTEGKTASYTELLRTRSARRRLMLAVSVAVIVMASGNNIASFFLGDMLTNAGITNKTTQLQINIVLQSWCLVCAMIGTFLMDRAGRKTLCLSACVGMTILMFVIGALTKTFSTSQDLAGIYGTVACIFLFMGAYSVGITPITQLYPPEVLSYSIRTNGMAIWAGTIAIFAIGTTLVFPIALEAISWRLYFIIGAWDVLETIFVAVFWVETKGLSLEEIDELFEGVVYNGHGVAEVREDGVMTKDQGGKDRSVSIARSDSG; encoded by the exons ATGCTCCTCGTCGCAAGCGCAGCAGTCTACGCAACGACTGCCGGTTACGACTCAGCACTCATGAGCGGAATCAACATCATTCCCTCCTATACTgagtttctcaacctcaacactACTACTCGTGCCTTGAACGTGTCTGCCAACTTTATTGGATGGGGCATTGCATCCCTGACCATGGGTCCTGTCGTCAACGCAATTGGTCGCAAGAACTCCATTTTGGTAGCTCTCTTAACCAAGCTTTTCAGTATTGGATTGGTTGCTGGCTCTCAGAACTTTGCCATGTTTCTTTCTGGCCGAATCATTCTGGGTGTGGCTTCTGGGCTTTCAAGCATTGCTGGTTCCAC TTGGCTCGCCGAGACTCTTCCACCCAATATTCGTGGACTAGGTCTAAGCATTACCTTTTCCGTCTACTACGTCGGTGCCTTGATCTCCGCAGGCATTACCTATCGCACTGCCGAAATCCCCGGCGAATGGTCCTGGCGCCTGCCTATTCTCTTACAGAGCATGTTTTCCCTGATCTGcatcttctgcctcttcctGACTCCCGAATCGCCTCGATGGCTTTCCCACCAAGATATGATGGATGAAGCTCTCCAGGTCATAGCATCAATTGCCGCCAATGGAGACCAGTCAGACGAGGAGGTTCGTCAGCAGTATCAGAGTGTGGTTGAGAGCAGAGAAAAAGAGCGAACTGAAGGCAAGACGGCCTCATATACTGAGCTGCTCAGGACTCGATCTGCTCGAAGACGACTCATGCTTGCGGTTTCGGTAGCTGTTATCGTCATGGCAAGCG GAAACAACATTGCATCGTTTTTCCTTGGTGACATGCTCACGAACGCTGGTATCACCAACAAGACCACGCAGCTCCAAATT AACATTGTACTGCAGTCTTGGTGCCTTGTCTGTGCAATGATTGGAACATTTCTCATGGACAGAGCTGGTCGAAAGACGCTCTGCCTCTCAGCTTGCGTCGGAATGACCATCTTGATGTTTGTTATCGGCGCACTGACAAAGA CTTTCAGCACGAGTCAAGACCTCGCTGGGATTTATGGGACTGTCGCCTGTATCTTCCTTTTTATGGGCGCATACAGTGTTGGCATCACTCCCATCACGCAACTGTACCCTCCAGAGGTTCTTAGCTACTCTATCCGTACCAACGGAATGGCTATTTGGGCTGGAACGATTGCGATATTCGC AATTGGGACCACTCTTGTGTTCCCCATTGCGCTGGAGGCTATCTCCTGGCGTCTCTACTTCATCATTGGAGCTTGGGATGTCCTTGAGACCATTTTTGTTGCTGTATTTTGGGTCGAGACAAAAGGTTTATCTCTtgaggagattgatgagCTGTTTGAGGGAGTTGTCTACAACGGTCATGGGGTTGCTGAGGTTCGTGAAGATGGGGTCATGACTAAGGACCAAGGCGGAAAGGATCGATCTGTCTCTATTGCACGCTCGGACTCGGGGTAG
- a CDS encoding hypothetical protein (EggNog:ENOG41~CAZy:GH2) gives MTAFLTFLFLTAAAAIYDKPLATWPGKQDAIPNWDFQQSRKVSKNTAALSEPGVDTSSWHHAPVSRCTLMGCLLAEGTYATDGPDGLWYSDNLDRFDQSPFTTPWVYRNQFRLSTSSKRHYFLQTNGITPAADLFLNGKQIADNITQSGSYGGHTYDITALVRRENALVVKVFPTNYQKHLAVGFVDWNPYPPDNGTGVWRDITIKQTGDVFMGPVSVLVDMDIHMEQNTNRHANITVKAQARNLSKRPVKFIAKADVRTPDGKHLKKLTKTILLGTKESRTVELPAKIQDPQVWWPAAWGEQPLYSVQLSYSIGHDTSDVSPRTSFGIRTVSSELNTHNDTLFKVNGYSIQIRGGGYTSDMFLRWDPQYFGYVARYVLDMGMNTIRLEGKMEHPELYDIADRLGIMIIAGWECCDRWEAWPYNDDISQDPPQKWSEVDYETANASIRHEAAMMQTHPSMIAFLVGSDYWPDDRATAIYLEGLHDAGWQVPVISSAAKRGYPKALGPSGMKMEGPYDWVPPVYWFDREPTDNRSGSSFGFGSELGAGVGTPTKGSLTRFLTDKDMEDLWKKPNKGLYHMSQNTSQFYDRSIYNKALYARYGKPTSLDDYLMKAQMMDYEATRSEFEGWASQWSASRPATGLIYWMLNNAWPSLHWNQFDYYLHPAGSYFGTKIANGVEHVAFDYFRSFIWTINQSLDQSGPRSVHVDLVDLKGNYISHQKLHYTTEPNKSQRIGDISSSIKKITEVGVLRLLLVDDDTEKVLSRNAYWLSKQKDVVDWTTTSWYSVDVKQSANFTALNTMEKATIAASASSNKTSGVWKLRIENNATVPAVFIQLNLVGKHGKDVTPLTWSDNYFTLLPRESIEVELTDWSGKGAMVQIYGKNVEESWIKLG, from the coding sequence ATGACTGCATTCTTGACATTCCTCTTTCTCACGGCCGCGGCCGCTATCTACGACAAACCTCTGGCCACTTGGCCAGGAAAACAGGATGCAATCCCCAATTGGGACTTTCAACAATCGCGTAAAGTCTCCAAGAACACTGCAGCTCTTTCCGAGCCAGGCGTTGATACTTCATCCTGGCATCATGCGCCTGTATCTCGATGCACTTTGATGGGCTGCCTCTTGGCCGAAGGCACCTATGCCACAGACGGTCCTGATGGGCTCTGGTACTCTGATAACCTTGACCGTTTTGATCAGAGCCCATTCACTACTCCCTGGGTGTATCGGAACCAATTCCGCTTGTCTACATCATCAAAGCGCCATTACTTCCTTCAAACTAATGGAATCACCCCGGCTGCAGACTTGTTTCTCAATGGCAAGCAAATCGCCGACAATATTACGCAGTCTGGTTCCTATGGCGGCCATACGTACGACATCACGGCTCTCGTACGAAGGGAAAATGCACTTGTAGTCAAAGTCTTTCCTACAAACTATCAAAAGCACCTAGCGGTCGGATTTGTCGATTGGAATCCTTATCCGCCTGATAATGGCACTGGAGTGTGGAGGGATATCACTATCAAACAGACAGGCGATGTCTTTATGGGTCCTGTGAGCGTGCTTGTTGACATGGATATACATATGGAGCAAAACACAAACCGCCATGCAAACATCACCGTCAAGGCTCAGGCCCGAAACCTGAGCAAAAGGCCAGTGAAGTTTATTGCCAAAGCCGACGTAAGGACTCCCGACGGCAAacacctcaagaagcttacCAAAACTATACTCCTCGGGACTAAGGAATCAAGAACTGTTGAGCTCCCAGCAAAGATTCAAGATCCACAGGTTTGGTGGCCAGCAGCTTGGGGTGAACAACCACTTTACTCGGTCCAGCTGAGCTACTCTATCGGGCACGACACTTCAGATGTCAGTCCTCGTACCAGTTTTGGCATCCGAACCGTCTCATCTGAGCTGAATACGCACAACGACACTTTGTTCAAGGTGAATGGCTATTCAATCCAGATCAGAGGTGGCGGCTATACATCCGACATGTTTCTGCGGTGGGACCCCCAATATTTCGGATATGTAGCACGCTATGTCCTGGACATGGGCATGAATACTATCCGCCTGGAGGGCAAGATGGAGCATCCTGAGCTCTACGACATTGCTGACAGACTTGGCATCATGATCATCGCTGGCTGGGAGTGCTGCGATCGGTGGGAGGCTTGGCCCTACAACGATGACATTTCCCAGGATCCTCCCCAAAAATGGTCTGAGGTTGACTACGAGACCGCCAACGCTTCCATAAGGCACGAGGCGGCCATGATGCAAACTCACCCAAGTATGATCGCCTTCCTCGTGGGTAGCGACTATTGGCCCGATGACAGGGCCACAGCGATATACCTTGAAGGCTTACATGATGCTGGGTGGCAAGTCCCCGTCATCTCCTCGGCTGCGAAGCGTGGTTATCCAAAGGCCCTTGGCCCCTCCggaatgaagatggaggggCCTTATGATTGGGTTCCGCCCGTCTATTGGTTTGATAGAGAACCAACAGACAACAGGTCCGGATCCTCTTTTGGGTTCGGAAGTGAGCTAGGCGCTGGCGTCGGGACGCCTACTAAAGGAAGTCTCACCAGGTTTCTGACGGACAAAGACATGGAGGACTTGTGGAAGAAGCCAAATAAGGGCCTTTATCACATGTCACAGAATACCTCGCAGTTCTATGATCGGTCGATTTACAACAAGGCGCTGTATGCTCGGTACGGCAAGCCTACATCTCTAGACGACTACCTGATGAAGGCACAGATGATGGACTACGAAGCAACACGTTCTGAGTTCGAGGGTTGGGCAAGCCAATGGAGCGCTTCACGTCCAGCCACAGGTCTGATCTACTGGATGCTGAATAACGCCTGGCCGAGTCTCCATTGGAACCAATTTGACTACTATCTTCACCCTGCTGGATCGTACTTTGGCACCAAGATTGCCAATGGAGTTGAACATGTAGCCTTCGATTACTTCAGGAGCTTTATCTGGACCATCAACCAGTCCCTTGATCAATCGGGTCCGCGCTCAGTTCATGTCGACTTAGTGGATCTGAAGGGGAACTATATTTCTCATCAGAAGCTTCACTATACCACGGAGCCTAATAAATCTCAGAGGATCGGCGATATCAGTAGctccatcaagaagattaCGGAAGTTGGCGTGCTTCGCCTGCTCTTGGTTGACGATGATACCGAAAAGGTGCTCAGTCGCAACGCGTACTGGCTATCCAAACAGAAAGATGTAGTAGACTGGACCACCACGTCATGGTATTCTGTCGACGTTAAACAGTCCGCCAACTTCACTGCGCTGAACACGATGGAAAAAGCGACCATTGCAGCGTCAGCGTCCAGCAACAAGACTTCTGGGGTTTGGAAGCTTCGAATTGAGAATAATGCTACAGTCCCCGCAGTATTCATCCAGCTCAACCTGGTAGGTAAGCACGGTAAAGACGTGACTCCGTTGACCTGGTCGGACAACTATTTCACTCTGCTTCCACGAGAGTCGATTGAAGTCGAACTCACCGACTGGTCAGGCAAAGGCGCGATGGTGCAAATCTATGGCAAGAACGTGGAAGAGTCTTGGATTAAACTGGGCTGA
- a CDS encoding hypothetical protein (EggNog:ENOG41) — protein sequence MSYTQTEQLKLSQQLVLECDLLDQRFAALKKSLVKPENKQKVIESYERLVKILGKEVDHIDKHGAALVPEIDFDDVRKNDGNLPDDFMKLVHERGCLILRNVVSEEQAVSWETALKDYTKRHPGVGGHPHHKPAAWNVFWTKAQMEMRTHPRVLEAMKCVSRLWHVSDPTIPIDLDSQVIYPDRIRIRYPSNDPGQFPLDPHMDSGAIERWEDEENRKNYAAIFEGNWQDWDAWSADHRVKAQSDLYHTGTACSVWRSLQGWLSLSNTQTGEGTLRVLPSLKLSMAYIMLRPLFHTGEYNDSLPTFPGATPGQTQFFPTIEGHPDLDIKRAIVGIPPVRPGDYVFWHCDLVHGVDPTNPGLVDSSVSYNACNPLTPYNIESLLTTRESFQKGDVPVDFTRSHGTWEREYDHDDCGAKVENILTKAGFQAMGLERLDTEEEGLTQGQKEVREMANAKLGL from the exons ATGTCTTATACCCAAACAGAGCAGCTAAAGCTTTCGCAGCAACTTGTGCTTGA ATGCGACCTGCTGGATCAGAGATTTGCTGCTCTTAAGAAGTCACTCGTCAAGCCTGAGAACAAGCAGAAGGTAATTGAGTCATATGAACGTCTGGTCAAGATTCTAGGCAAGGAGGTCGATCACATTGACAAGCATGGAGCTGCTCTGGTCCCAGAAATTGACTTCGACGATGTTCGAAAGAACG ATGGCAATCTTCCTGATGACTTCATGAAGCTGGTCCATGAACGGGGCTGTCTGATCCTTCGAAACGTCGTCAGTGAAGAGCAAGCAGTCAGTTGGGAGACAGCTCTGAAGGACTATACCAAGCGTCATCCAGGCGTAGGCGGTCATCCCCACCATAAACCAGCAGCCTGGAACGTCTTCTGGACCAAAGCACAGATGGAGATGCGAACCCACCCAAGAGTCTTGGAAGCCATGAAATGCGTCTCCAGATTATGGCACGTATCTGATCCAACGATCCCCATTGATCTCGACAGTCAGGTCATCTACCCTGATCGGATCCGTATCCGATATCCTAGCAATGATCCAGGACAATTTCCCTTGGATCCGCACATGGACAGCGGGGCGATTGAAAGatgggaagatgaggagaacCGAAAGAACTACGCCGCTATCTTTGAAGGCAACTGGCAAGACTGGGACGCGTGGTCTGCGGATCATCGTGTCAAAGCCCAAAGTGATCTCTATCACACCGGAACAGCTTGCTCAGTATGGAGAAGTCTTCAAGGATGGCTGTCCCTTTCGAACACACAGACTGGCGAGGGAACACTGCGAGTACTGCCCAGTCTCAAGCTCTCTATGGCATACATCATGCTGCGACCATTGTTCCACACTGGAGAGTACAATGATTCTCTGCCTACGTTTCCCGGCGCCACTCCAGGTCAAACTCAATTCTTCCCGACTATCGAGGGTCATCCAGATCTCGACATCAAGCGAGCCATCGTAGGTATTCCTCCCGTTCGACCTGGCGATTATGTCTTCTGGCACTGTGATCTGGTCCATGGAGTAGATCCCACGAACCCTGGACTTGTCGATTCAAGCGTGTCATACAACGCGTGCAATCCGCTGACACCCTATAATATTGAGTCTCTGCTCACAACTCGGGAGTCCTTCCAGAAAGGAGATGTTCCAGTTGACTTTACGCGATCTCATGGTACCTGGGAGAGGGAATATGACCATGATGATTGCGgagccaaggttgagaacaTTCTTACCAAGGCGGGTTTTCAGGCGATGGGTCTTGAAAGACTCGATACGGAAGAAGAGGGGCTGACACAGGGCCAGAAGGAGGTGCGTGAGATGGCTAATGCGAAGTTGGGACTATGA
- a CDS encoding hypothetical protein (EggNog:ENOG41): protein MPNNDIVSQTITQNTRDVSPASILEDGVEWKIIDHETETRNDVEIITVEPNVQGPYVLLRVEFKKPNSRHALVHWFTERDIHLKNEKKVLSYWQKQGGRQNAVELPSDVVHLLRITKEKDLQKDQGYGTKKYLVQFVGCPASQSEWWWASTVKETYIELYEEWVSRAGASN, encoded by the exons ATGCCAAACAACGATATAGTTTCGCAGACGATCACGCAGAACACTCGGGATGTCTCCCCGGCTTCCA TTCTTGAGGACGGGGTCGAATGGAAAATTATAGACCACGAAACGGAAACACGGAATGACGTTGAGATCATCACGGTAGAGCCCAATGTCCAAGGTCCCTACGTCCTCCTCAGGGTCGagttcaagaagcccaacTCCCGCCATGCTCTGGTTCATTGGTTCACTGAGCGCGATATTCACCTAaagaatgagaagaaagTGCTATCGTACTGGCAAAAGCAAGGAGGTCGCCAGAACGCCGTAGAGCTGCCTTCAGATGTTGTACATCTTCTGCGCATTACCAAAGAAAAGGATCTACAGAAGGATCAGGGATATGGAACGAAAAAATACCTTGTCCAGTTTGTAGGATGCCCAGCGAGTCAGTCGGAGTGGTGGTGGGCTTCTACAGTCAAGGAAACGTATATTGAACTCTACGAAGAATGGGTCTCTCGTGCGGGCGCCTCTAACTGA
- a CDS encoding hypothetical protein (EggNog:ENOG41~CAZy:CE10~MEROPS:MER0034665), whose protein sequence is MIAQTFDVNKPETWHMAAAIDNELQNMIKNGAKGRFTADTEHLTLAQTRAKFDSLFQQDADILRSKMQDDVSEEEIHIPVRDGFKVRALVYSRKTDQPKMDHPLVVLIHGGGFILGNAEMEMPTCVEAVRRYDCVAVSLEYRLSPEVKFPVAYDDCWDALIWLSKNAATLQADPTRGFVFGGTSAGSHLSIPLAHKARDTKLSPPLTGLYHCVPPALMPQALTDKYKPLYNSREQLKDGMALTAESTKVYDKAVEPDFPSPLWNPLLWPTGHRGLPPTFFQICGADLLRDEALIYERELRLESQVKTRTVVYEGLPHVFWYDYPTHSASARFAKDAADGLGWLLGREN, encoded by the exons ATGATCGCTCAAACGTTTGACGTCAACAAACCTGAAACATGGCATATGGCTGCGGCCATTGACAATGAGCTACAAAAT ATGATCAAAAATGGAGCAAAGGGGAGGTTCACTGCCGATACTGAGCATCTCACCTTAGCGCAAACGCGAGCCAAGTTTGACAGCCTCTTCCAGCAAGATGCCGATATTCTTCGCTCCAAAATGCAAGATGATgtttctgaagaagagattcaTATTCCTGTTAGGGACGGATTCAAAGTCCGAGCGCTTGTCTATAGTCGCAAGACTGACCAGCCAAAGATGGATCACCCTCTTGTTGTGCTTATTCATGGCGGCGGCTTCATTCTTGGCAAcgccgagatggagatgccAACTTGTGTTGAAGCAGTTCGGAGATACGATTGCGTTGCTGTGAGTTTGGAGTATCGGCTTTCTCCAGAAGTCAAGTTCCCAGTTGCTTATGACGATTGCTGGGACGCTCTGATATGG CTATCAAAGAACGCGGCTACTCTTCAGGCTGACCCAACGCGTGGTTTTGTCTTTGGCGGGACTTCTGCTGGTTCACATCTCAGCATCCCGTTGGCTCACAAAGCTCGGGACACAAAGCTCTCTCCTCCACTCACTGGTCTTTACCATTGTGTCCCGCCTGCTCTGATGCCACAAGCACTTACTGACAAGTACAAACCTCTGTATAACAGCAGAGAACAGCTGAAGGATGGTATGGCGCTCACTGCAGAGTCTACAAAGGTATATGATAAGGCTGTCGAACCAGACTTTCCTTCACCACTTTGGAACCCGCTTCTTTGGCCAACGGGACACAGAGGCTTACCCCCTACGTTCTTTCAGATCTGTGGGGCTGATCTGTTGAGGGATGAGGCTTTGATCTATGAGAGGGAGCTTCGGCTTGAGAGTCAGGTTAAAACCAGGACGGTTGTGTATGAGGGCTTGCCGCATGTGTTTTGGTATGATTACCCGACTCATAGTGCAAGCGCTAGGTTTGCCAAGGATGCGGCTGATGGCTTGGGATGGCTACTTGGACGGGAGAACTAG
- a CDS encoding hypothetical protein (EggNog:ENOG41~CAZy:CE4) — translation MHSLAVLASLCHLICALSIPVHPEKRDISAGVAIYSCTRPNTIALTFDDGPFVYTDSVLDQLASAGIAATFFLNGYNVGNIMDYQATVNRMIEEGHQVASHTYGHPDLAGLADFDVEQQMSLLSNEFINIIGKYPVYMRPPYFSFNARTLGVLGQLGFKVIIADIDTNDWQYSSSGGAEPSLALFYAGLNNSGSIVLMHDVHQNTVQNILPRIIQATLQSGKRAVTVGECLGDPETNWYRGGATQTPEWNSTGTEVVPIDQTPAPERAVVWE, via the exons ATGCACAGTCTCGCTGTACTGGCTTCTTTATGCCATCTTATCTGCGCACTATCGATCCCTGTTCACCcggagaaaagagacattTCAGCTGGGGTTGCTATTTATAGCTGCACACGGCCAAACACCATTGCTCTCACCTTCGATGACGGCCCATTCGTTTACACAGATTCTGTGCTCGATCAACTTGCTTCGGCTGGAATTGCGGCCACGTTCTTCCTCAATGGCTACAACGTTGGGAATATCATGGACTACCAAGCCACTGTTAACAGGATGATCGAAGAGGGACACCAAGTCGCGTCACATAC CTATGGGCATCCAGATCTCGCAGGCCTTGCAGATTTCGACGTCGAGCAGCAAATGTCGCTTCTGAGCAAtgagttcatcaacatcatcggcaAGTATCCTGTTTACATGCGTCCTCCCTATTTTAGCTTCAACGCTCGCACGCTTGGAGTCCTTGGTCAATTGGGCTTCAAGGTCATTATCGCTGATATCGACACCAACGATTGGCAGTACTCGTCATCCGGTGGTGCCGAACCCtctttagctttattctACGCTGGGCTTAACAATAGCGGCTCTATCGTTCTTATGCATGACGTTCATCAGAATACTGTTCAGAATATTCTGCCTCGAATTATTCAGGCTACTCTTCAAAGTGGAAAGAGAG CTGTGACCGTGGGGGAGTGTCTTGGAGATCCCGAGACAAATTGGTACCGAGGTGGAGCAACCCAGACACCAGAATGGAACAGCACCGGCACCGAAGTTGTCCCTATCGATCAGACGCCTGCACCAGAGAGAGCGGTGGTATGGGAGTAA
- a CDS encoding hypothetical protein (EggNog:ENOG41), whose product MALLASGSLASSLSELCNVSNLKAALPSNGTLLGIDMIPSTITVSTAVYNASASMGGGPMKRDTDTYNYCNVTVAYTHGSKGDTVNLKYAFPDPKDFKSRFYVAGGGGYSLNTDTTGGLKYGAAAGATDGGYDAFNYSFDEKFLLGNGSVNWDATYMFSYQALGEMTQIGKHISRNLYDMSKSSKVYTYYEGCSDGGREGMSQVQRWGDEYDGVIAGAPAFRFAQQQVLHVYPAAIEHTLDYYPPPCELKKIVNATIEACDDLDGRNDGVISRTDLCKIHFNIKSLIGKEYYCAAETSSSLGFGFSKRQAPGSKTSNAPEQNGTITAEGVAIAQAIYDGVFNSKGERAYLSWQIGSELSDGEPTYDNKTDKWTLNIPSTGGMYVAKFIELLDLDNLDNLNNVTYNTLVDWMNTGMVRYYDSLQTTHPDLTTFKEAGGKLLHYHGESDPSIPAGSSVHYWQSVRSIMYPKLSDEKAQKALSEWYQFYLVPGAAHCGTNSLQPGPYPQNNMNVMIEWVENGKQPSKLNATVSSGDYEGETQMLCQWPKRPLWKNDKSFECVNDKKSIESWTYSFNAFKIPVY is encoded by the coding sequence ATGGCTTTGCTAGCCTCGGGCTCCCTTGCGTCCTCTCTCTCGGAACTATGTAACGTCTCGAACCTGAAAGCTGCGCTGCCCTCCAATGGAACCCTCCTGGGGATCGATATGATCCCATCTACCATCACGGTGTCCACGGCGGTCTACAACGCCAGTGCCAGCATGGGAGGCGGCCCAATGAAGCGTGATACCGATACTTACAACTACTGTAACGTCACTGTCGCGTATACCCACGGCAGCAAGGGTGACACAGTCAACCTCAAATATGCCTTCCCCGATCCCAAAGACTTCAAGAGCCGGTTCTATGTTGCAGGCGGAGGTGGCTACTCTCTCAACACTGATACCACTGGCGGCCTCAAGTACGGAGCTGCCGCAGGAGCCACTGATGGCGGATACGATGCTTTCAACTACAGTTTCGATGAGAAATTCCTTCTCGGCAACGGTTCCGTCAACTGGGATGCGACATACATGTTCTCTTACCAAGCTCTCGGAGAGATGACCCAGATCGGAAAGCATATCTCCAGGAATCTGTATGACATGTCAAAGTCCAGCAAGGTCTATACCTACTACGAGGGTTGCTCGGATGGCGGGCGAGAGGGAATGAGCCAGGTTCAGCGATGGGGCGACGAGTATGACGGTGTCATCGCTGGAGCTCCTGCATTCCGCTTCGCGCAGCAACAAGTCCTGCACGTCTACCCTGCTGCCATTGAGCACACACTTGACTATTATCCCCCTCCTTgtgagctcaagaagatcgtCAACGCCACTATCGAAGCCTGTGACGATCTCGATGGAAGGAATGATGGCGTCATCTCCCGAACAGATCTTTGCAAAATccacttcaacatcaagtcTCTCATCGGCAAAGAGTACTACTGCGCAGCTGAGACTAGTTCTTCACTTGGCTTTGGGTTCAGCAAGAGACAGGCTCCCGGCAGCAAGACGAGCAATGCACCAGAACAGAATGGTACGATTACTGCTGAGGGTGTTGCTATTGCTCAAGCTATTTACGACGGTGTCTTCAACAGCAAGGGCGAAAGAGCGTATCTGTCTTGGCAGATTGGCTCTGAGCTATCTGACGGTGAGCCAACATACGACAACAAAACCGACAAGTGGACTCTGAACATCCCCTCTACTGGTGGTATGTACGTTGCAAAGTTtattgagcttcttgatctcgataACCTCGATAACCTCAACAATGTCACGTACAACACTCTAGTTGACTGGATGAACACTGGTATGGTCCGCTACTATGACAGTCTGCAGACCACTCATCCCGATCTCACAACCTTCAAGGAAGCCGGCGGCAAGCTCCTCCACTACCATGGTGAATCCGATCCTAGCATCCCAGCCGGTTCTTCAGTTCACTACTGGCAGTCTGTCCGATCCATCATGTATCCAAAACTGTCTGATGAGAAGGCACAGAAGGCACTTTCAGAGTGGTACCAGTTCTATCTCGTGCCTGGAGCAGCTCACTGCGGCACGAACTCTCTTCAGCCAGGTCCTTATCCTCAGAACAACATGAACGTTATGATCGAATGGGTTGAAAATGGTAAGCAGCCGTCGAAACTTAATGCTACTGTCTCTTCGGGCGATTATGAGGGAGAGACGCAGATGTTGTGTCAGTGGCCTAAGCGACCTCTTTGGAAGAACGACAAGAGCTTTGAGTGCGTCAATGATAAGAAGTCAATCGAGAGTTGGACATACAGCTTCAATGCTTTCAAGATTCCTGTATATTAG